Proteins encoded by one window of Acidobacteriota bacterium:
- a CDS encoding lytic transglycosylase domain-containing protein, producing the protein MRKSLLLLTFCLILHPLTARAETFYSYVNRSGCIVFSNYAPKSGDATSVKEIEIEREQDRPDLIQFDESRFNQFDPLIKKYGSELEVDFNLIKALILVESNFNPRAVSPKGARGLMQLMPDTARRYGVFDLFDPEENIRGGTNHLRLLIDMFEGDLELVLAAYNAGENLVRKLNRIPRIPETIKYVRKIVEIYGSTKVRGNEQYAIYTPGTRMFRYYDQNGVLTFTNIDPPADARPVK; encoded by the coding sequence ATGCGGAAGTCTTTGCTTTTATTAACTTTTTGCCTGATCCTGCACCCGCTGACCGCCCGGGCGGAAACGTTTTACTCCTACGTCAACCGCAGCGGCTGCATCGTGTTCAGCAACTATGCGCCCAAGAGCGGGGACGCCACGTCGGTCAAGGAAATCGAGATCGAGCGCGAACAGGATCGCCCGGACCTGATCCAGTTTGACGAAAGCCGCTTCAACCAGTTCGACCCGTTGATCAAGAAGTACGGCTCCGAGCTGGAGGTCGATTTCAACCTGATCAAGGCGCTGATTCTGGTCGAGTCCAACTTCAACCCGCGGGCGGTCTCACCCAAGGGCGCCCGGGGGTTGATGCAGCTGATGCCCGATACGGCCCGCCGGTACGGCGTCTTCGACCTGTTCGACCCCGAAGAGAACATCCGCGGCGGCACCAACCATCTCCGCTTACTCATCGACATGTTTGAGGGTGACCTGGAACTGGTCCTGGCGGCGTACAACGCCGGTGAAAATCTGGTCCGCAAGCTGAACCGGATCCCCCGGATTCCGGAAACCATCAAGTATGTCCGGAAGATAGTGGAAATTTACGGCAGCACCAAAGTCCGGGGGAACGAACAGTACGCGATCTACACCCCCGGCACCCGGATGTTCCGATATTACGATCAGAACGGCGTACTCACCTTCACCAACATCGATCCGCCGGCCGACGCCCGGCCGGTCAAGTGA